The proteins below are encoded in one region of Helianthus annuus cultivar XRQ/B chromosome 2, HanXRQr2.0-SUNRISE, whole genome shotgun sequence:
- the LOC110887716 gene encoding probable WRKY transcription factor protein 1 produces the protein MKKLSLNPTEKIETHAESSGDKKRKHANLNQSTRNNKGSNKKRDTNPPQEAKTLATMNDAPARRYLGTLPICNNFKRHHEGVCRIPKCEKCGKLGHHAEDCCGKGKNGNGNRNGVGNRNGGGNGNGNGNRNCNGNGRNQGCFSCGSKYHFVKDCPGETTLRLEHL, from the coding sequence ATGAAGAAGTTATCGTTGAACCCAACGGAAAAGAtcgagacgcatgctgagtcgtccggcgacaagaaaaggaaacatgcaaACCTGAATCAATCAACTCGTAACAACAAAGGTTCcaacaagaagcgtgacactAACCCGCCTCAGGAGGCGAAAACTCTTGCAACCATGAATGACGCTCCTGCCAGAAGGTACCTGGGCACTCTGCCCATTTGCAACAATTTCAAGCGTCATCACGAAGGAGTTTGTCGCATTCCAAAATGCGAAAAGTGTGGAAAGCTGGGTCACCATGCTGAGGATTGTTGCGGAAAAGGAAAAAACGGGAATGGAAACCGCAACGGTGTTGGTAATAGGAACGgtggtggaaatggaaatggcaatGGTAACAGGAATTGTAACGGGAATGGGcggaaccaaggatgcttcagttgtggaagcaaGTATCATTTCGTGAAAGATTGCCCAGGGGAAACaacgctcaggctcgagcatttgtga